The DNA window CAAAGTATTAAAAAGCAAAAGGAGGATCTGATTTCTCTACTAATGTGATTCTTAGTTCAAGTTATCAACTAATTGATGGTGTTTCACATTGAAAACCTGTTTAAACAATAACCATCTCTGTCTTGGCTAAAGATTCAGATTCCTTTGGAGCGTTTAAGACCAAATATTATGTTAGTCTTAATTAATCATTTTCAAGTGCAGCACTATCAACTATCACTATTGGAAATGGGAACATAGAAAAACACATTGCAGGATAACAGCAAAAACTGCCTTTGAGATTAAAATAGAACTAAAATATGCTGACATAGATGAGCATTTGGATTTTAGTCTCATGAACTGATTGTTTAAGATATGACCACCCATGTAAGCGCAAATGGGTAAAAATTAGTCTATAAAGGAGTAATGATTGCAATGATGGAAAGCAAAGCAGTTGGAAACAGATAATTCATAATAGCAGACCCAACTTCAAGTTACCTATTTATGCTTTTCTCATCCAGGTACATCCCAACCTATATGCGATCTACGTGTGCTAAACAAAATAAAGTACTCTCAAACTAAAGTTGCAGCAACTAAATTTGTCCTTTCATCCTTTCAAGTTTGGGGCCTCACAGCAATTATATCAACCAAAAATTTCAGCCCTGAAAGCTCAGCGATTCTTTGGATTGGAAATGTTAATAGAGCCGGGGAAGCATTCATTGAATATTACCCCTCGGTAGTATTCATTTAAGAAGCTTTGGGCGGTTTATGTCAAAAAATCTGTTTTCATACAAGGTACAGGGCTTAATTGAAGGATAACCTGATTGCACTGTAAGTCTATTCATTCACTTTTCCCAGCCATCATATCTTATACTAAGTTTCTTCAGGTCCTTTGAGTACACAAGTTCTATATCCTTCTATTAAAGTTGTCCTCTAACTTGGACAAAATCATTTAAAGACTTCTCAAAATTCTACTCAATTTCACGAAATGGAAGAAACCCCATCACAGATAAGAACAGCAAAATTATAAGATCGCCTGAAGAGCTTTGTATCAGTTCGAAACTCAATAAGAACAGCAATAAATGATCACTAGTGGAAGTTGTTGCATTTAATCATCTTTGGAAGGGCCTAAAAAGTTTTCAAGATTACAATAATAGCATCAAAAGTAGTTAGCTATTTCCTATAGTTCCCTTATTTCCTTATCATCTTATAAAGACCCTTATTAGCTTTCAAGATTAAATGCCAACATAAAATATCATAACTATGCAAGAGCAGCAAATTGAATGGTAAGGCCTACCCCAAACCATCCCCTTACTCCCCACTCAAAAAGTCACCATAATATCACATAGCCAAGTTGCCAACTTAAACAAATGGAACAGCTTCCCCACCAACTGGACCATTAAGAGAGAAAATCAATAAAGGGAGAGGAAGTCCGAACCGACTTCTACATATTGCCAGAAATCCAACCTCCCAACGCTCAAAAAGAAAAGGTAGTTTAACAAAATAACAGAAGTGACCTAAGAAGAAAGGACCCTTCAACAAACAAACCCTGTAAAAGGTAAAGCAAAAATATGTAAGATTTATGAGAGAGACACTTCAACATCAGCAACAGACTCAGCCACTTTTGTTGGTGAAAAAGCCACTACCTTTATTCCCGTTAAAAAGGTGACAGCGACACAAAACATCACGTTAGGcaggaaaaaataaattaattaaaattagcCAATAGTACTAATGACCCCAAACAAAAAGGCACAAATCATAATCAGCAACTATAAAATTGGTAACTAGATTTTCCCATCACGTAATCCAAAATCTAATCATCATGAAAACCAACCATTAACTAAATGACGAAACGACATTTCTTTGTGAAGAAAACGACGTCCAACCTTGTTACATCCGGGAACCAGCTCTTGTAACAGCTTCATCCTTGCATTAATCTTCTCTCTCCTTGCCTACAGAGATCAATTACccaagaccaaaaaaaaaaaaagaaatatatcAAAATTCACTTCAGAACAACAAAATCCCATAAATCCCATCAAAGTCCAACTTTTACAGAACAAAGTACAACTCCTTAAAACAGAATTAATGATTGAACAAACACAATTAGAGCTCAGTCTCCATCATTTCCAACCTAAAAACATGATTAATGACTAATGACGATATAATTAGAGCTTAATTACATGAATTATACGAGGAAGAGATTAATTATTACTCTTTCTGCTAAACTATGGCTATCCGTGGCCTGTCCTCGGCGAGCTCGGACGTGAACGTAAGGAAGCTTCTCGCGGCCGTCTTCGGAGGTTTCATTTGCAGCTTTTTTGCCCTTCTTGTTAGATTCTTTGCCCTAATTGTAACAAAATTTGGAGTTAAGTGCACAATGATCACGTTAATTAGTTAAATTACCAaggagaaaaccctaatttcgtGAATTACCTTTTTCTCCCTCTCCTTTCGCTTTGCAGAATTCGGATTCTGCTCAACGGCGGGGTGCGAAACAGCTGGAGATGAGTTGGAGTTCGGGTTGGAATCGGAGTCCGCTGGCTCTTGCTTCACACTttccaattttgcccttgaGTTGTCATCTGAATTTACTAAGGTCGAGAATTTGGCAGCTCGGTCCACGAGAGCGGTGTCGGAAGGGAAAATAAGCGTCGAAGCCGGCGGAGGAGGAGGACATTGACTGAATTGCTCTAGGGGTCGTGTCACGGAAGGACTTTCAGCTATGGCGGCCTCCGGCGAGTGCACTAAGAGCTCCACGGCTTGATTTGCCGGAAGTTCAAGCAGTGCGGTGAATGAACTCCCAGAATCCGGCTGCACAGACATTAGCCGGTGAATTTCTTCCCCGACCTGGTGGCTAAACTCCCCTCCGATGACTTCACAGGTAGCGGATCTAGCTTGAATAGCTTCCATTGAGTCCATTTCCAAGTTCCGAATTGCACTAGTCCAGCCCCCGGAAATTAGCCCGACCCGACCCAATTGCTAACAGACACCTTAACTGTTCCGCAAAAGAGCTCAAAAAAAGAGGGAAACGCTTTTCCAAgaaatactttttaaaaaaaatggactTTTTTTTCAGTGCTACGTAGAAAGAAAGTACAAAACTTAGAAGCAGAAAAAGTACTCAAAAAGCTTTTCCAATGGCAGAGagaattttggaagaaaaagaaaagaaactttcCCGGCTTCCTTTTCTCCCTCTACCCTCTATACGTTATTCTTTGTGCTCCTTGAAAAtgtcttcttctctttttttttggtgggtttGTGGAAAATGGGTTCTTGTTTCTTGTTCTGGTTCAATGGCGGTCAATCTCTAGCTATTTCTTCTTCTGCTGCTGCAGGGGTGCCCCTGCTTTCGAGTTTATAGTGGGGGAGTATTATTGAGAAGAGAAAGTGGGTGAAAGGAGACGGGCTAAAAGGTAGCGAAACGAGAATGAAGAAGAAGTAAATAGTGGAAAGAAAGAAACGTAAGTTGGTCTGGTCTGGTCCCCTGTTTGTTCACTGTAACAtcttcccctctctctctctctctctcatgcaCGCCATTAATACTACGTACTCAATAACAATAACATACTAACATAGAGGCAAGGGTACTGGGAAAGGGTATTATTGGGCAGATGCTTATTGGGATTTGGAAAGGAAATAGGACGTATCTGAGAAGGGCACAGCATGATATCATCCTTCATACAAGTACACTGATTTGTGCGAGTCTTACTTGAAGATGCAAGGAAGCCGGTCAAAACTAATAAATTGGTTCACATTTTAgtttgatttcttttttctttttttgactgATACTAtgatcaaattttcaaatttgaatgtGATTGTAATCACTTTaaggctctgtttggattgtaaattatttgagatatttttactgtaacactttttgtgatgtgatgtatgtgagataaaaagataattaggaagagaaaaaggtgtgttgaaaattgtaatgaagatgtaagcaaataaattttagcaaataatcttcaatccaaacaaacttgTTAACGTTGAAATAATCTTTGTAAGTTAAAAGTAAAATGTCATCACAAATTTTACTTGGAATTGGAGAGGATAGTCCAGTCATGCTAGATGGTAATATCACGTGTGTTTGAATAggaaattatttaaaataattattgtaatattttttcCTATAATAGTATGATgaatgtgagataaaaaaagtaattaaaaaataaaaaatgtatttaaaaaCGTGTTTGTAAtgcaaataaataataatttatctattttttagcAATTTTAACTTTATTTCTAAATATTGAGTCTGTTTTTCTTAATAACATATGAATTTTGAGTCTAGTACTTTAGCAATTAATAGCCACTTAAAAACTAATCCAACAGTTGGAAGATATTTGAATCCTCCCACTTTCTTCTTGTGATCAAGTTTTACTTGATTGTAATGCATAGCAAGTTTATTGGACGTTTTGTCACACCGGTGACCTCTTTTATTCGTTTATCACTTCGAATTTTATGTTAATTCAGTTCTGGCCGAGTTTTAGAAATTATGTGTTTACCTATAAATGAATTACAATCTCGATTTGACTAGTATTCAATCAAAAAATCagatgagataaaaaaaaaattaaatttgggcTTGATACCCTTCAAGTGAAAATCATACAAGTTTTTATGGAGCTAAACTTGATTAATTGCGTTCTTTCATATGTTAATTTCAAGATTTTATGTATTATTTAGGTGTGATGTGGCCTATATTATAAAGTTAACTACAACAAGAAATCTTTTTCTATCATTGTCTTATAATTAAGTGAATTGTTTGTCGAGTGTTTTTATTAGGAAACATTCCAATAATTCTTTATTGAGTTTGAAGTTGATCTTTCAGCCGTATACGTCATACTGCATCGCACCAAGAACTAATGCGTAGAAAGGAGGAGGCGCGTAGTAAACAGCAGAGGGACAGGAATAGCCCAGTGGGGACTGGGTGGTGGGGAACGGGAACTGGCGGGGACCCCATTCAGCCACAcctctgtttttttttatcGCAGCGGATGATGTGTCTTTTTCTTCGCATTTACTCCTTTTTTAGCTGTTTTTCATTTTCCGAGTGTGGCTTGCGTACTCCTAGAATCTCTTCTGCCTTTTCATCCTCctccacccccccccccccaaccccaaaaaaaaaaaaacccccagAAACCAAGCCCAAAACGAGTTTTTGGTTCTTTCTTTTGCTaaaatttagtttttatttgtcttgGGAAACTTTTCCCATTTGCGAACAGTATAGTTTGGGTTATTCTAATTCCTTGTAGAAGTTTGTGGGGTCTTACGCTCTTACTCCCTATGCAAAATATTAAGAAAAAACGGAGaccaatttaaaaaattaaagggataatttcacaaaccttcCCAAAGGTTTTTAACATTTACAGAGAACTCCtttcaagttttaaaaattacgcATACCTCCCTCACTTTTATTATTTATGTAACAATGTAGGTCCAAAGAGTTAGATTTTCTCTCAAAAATTCTAAATTATCCTTTTGTACaaaattaagaaagaaaaatataatataCTCAATTATTTTCTTCCACACTTTGTACAAATCAATAAGCCTAATCCCTAACAACAATCCAAGCATAAGAGTAGTCATCTTAAAGATCCCAAATTGCAAATACAACATTAATAGTTGccacgcaaaaaaaaaaatgcacacacacacacacacacacaacccCTCATTGACAACCCATTTTATACCCTAAAATTAAATCTCAATACTCAAATACCTTTTCAATACAAGTTAATATAACCAATAACTATCATTACAACCCTCCTATGGCTTTAAtatttcaaaagtaaataataaatTCTACCTCCATAATAAAATCATAACAAAAAATTTATAATTCAATGAAAGAAATCcttatgtaattattgacaaTTTGTAAatgtttttcttgaaaacaaacAGAATATGACAAATTTCACATCTTTAGTTCTTATTCCTATtttaatcatcaatttcattatttatcTCTCTATCACTACGAGCCTCTTCATTTCCTTTTAGTTTGACACACAATCTACTCCTTCTAttgattttgtaattttaatttGCTAATACCcatgaaactaaaaataataaaaagaggGTATAACAATATATTAACTAGAAAAAAGAGGAGCAAAAATAGatgagagacaaaaaaaaaactttttttgggttttgtaaATCTATTACCTTAAATTTATAATTGTCTACCAAGTAGAGGGTAGTATAGGTATTTTACTATGCTAAGGGAGGTAAGTATAATTTCTTAAACCTAAGGAGAGCCGAgtaaaattgtcagaaacctcaagggaggtttctgaaattatcccaaaattaAAATGAACAAAGTCTGCCCAAGTTCACATAGAACTTTTCACGAGGAAGGAAAAGAGAGGACTTCAATGTTAAAATTGTACAATAACACCTACAAATAAGTCATTTactttttgcaattttttgatGATATTACATGAAGAAACCACAACGCGTGTGACATTAAAACTTAATACTACTATTACAAATTAACCCACAAATAGTTGAATGAATACTAACATACAGTTATGAACAATTCAAGTACGCTGAGAATTGAACTCAGATTCTCT is part of the Coffea eugenioides isolate CCC68of chromosome 6, Ceug_1.0, whole genome shotgun sequence genome and encodes:
- the LOC113774735 gene encoding transcription factor bHLH48-like: MDSMEAIQARSATCEVIGGEFSHQVGEEIHRLMSVQPDSGSSFTALLELPANQAVELLVHSPEAAIAESPSVTRPLEQFSQCPPPPPASTLIFPSDTALVDRAAKFSTLVNSDDNSRAKLESVKQEPADSDSNPNSNSSPAVSHPAVEQNPNSAKRKEREKKGKESNKKGKKAANETSEDGREKLPYVHVRARRGQATDSHSLAERARREKINARMKLLQELVPGCNKISGTAMVLDEIINHVQCLQRQVEFLSMRLATVNPRVDFNLDTLLAAESGSPIETNFQGMVMPSMWPEEQVHGNRQQYQQLWHLDGLHQPIWGREEDNSNFITPENSLLSYDSSANSASLHSNQLKMELL